The following proteins come from a genomic window of Amyelois transitella isolate CPQ chromosome 24, ilAmyTran1.1, whole genome shotgun sequence:
- the LOC106135949 gene encoding RE1-silencing transcription factor, with amino-acid sequence MQGAAAAPAPPAAEPPSSQQIKTEEVITQAKIDADEMDSMVEKQDVRATRTTSIDSDNRSDRSEEQDLRRSRKRAASTSPSPLPLDKRITRFECPKCMQRFDSANAFDVHRFTVHADDSRTGFDDLTFVDFSSKKFPEIARGVCERNPHISITEQRFRCDLCSRDFPCGQALDIHRKTCASATRIQSPERDRREDFFAKLDLRNRSFGIPGTLTPPMDRFTPKFDDGHLTNGIRHIDAARDLADIQSILNVTSAGSLLERLTGTRVGLESAVLTPPDTIAKEREQEETQDNFAAEFRRMKLRGEFPCRLCPAKFPNLRALKGHNRVHLSGTGPGPYQCNMCPHASLDKAALVRHMRTHNGDRPYECAVCNYAFTTKANCERHLRNRHAKVTREDVKRSIIYHPSEDPNNDEVNSKLARDEVKRSLAFHTPEIERRNENTGRDTPVTHFTPTFITDRHPVSALLAKPLQDPTTTPRESEQPMPRIKVKGIGQLTQIPEFRPADLSSYKMNDSDTYEEDVPVDLSTNDSCDVLDLSKKKRDVDNDEPKAPPRPSFEPDPATFAASAFEKTRLLLAQQRILENTLPKIDPAYYATQLSQLYAGTVPGLPGLPLPPSFPINPYFLQPSFFPSPTDSQELVEIKQRIQKEIIRGLSMSGGRLVANEQDVQPKQEPEEEEPKPLPLARSPSPSPQSESPRPLSNNIVPQTDSVKMVIKNGVLMPKQKQRRYRTERPFSCSQCSARFTLRSNMERHVKQQHPQHWSVRRPAPRAPPPYPNTDTLADRVKYALLARHLERPLQQPDRSPIRRDSDEVADNEEDEDDTLVIDEEPDTDSKPDERSAAHRAAAEILMATRQQELNKDFDVKIAGNLINKPISLVTEKSDAEIEPNQVPDSLPVPVLPARSDEEEDEEGLVASTSEGNNSGSDENKSDADNGTQPPKKKSAYSLAPNRVSCPYCHRKFPWSSSLRRHVLTHTGQKPFKCPHCPLLFTTKSNCDRHLLRKHGGSARAILAEPIPETVSPPQPVNDTRAVPERPFKCASCPTSTFSSLETLKKHMSARHGTGDSQPGSPNPEVNDENADGLVFKCHLCEGSFGDRSGALGHLASAHATEYEQLVSKGALDAASDRSESADDDERGKFPDHANRKVVCAFCVRRFWSAEDLRRHMRTHSGERPFACDLCRRRFTLKHSMLRHRKKHRDDATDDEEPSPPNTPIEGENLTNGYHYRDDDGSGNEIPNNVNNNNSPPAAPFGKNLKLDMTSRKYSSEAENDGENGSDLIGKLLGIPDKTIINKLLSSADEAAKFLGVNK; translated from the exons ATGCAGGGAGCCGCTGCCGCCCCCGCACCTCCTGCGGCCGAGCCACCCTCTTCGCAAC AAATCAAAACAGAGGAGGTCATCACCCAAGCAAAAATAGACGCGGATGAAATGGACAGCATGGTGGAGAAACAAGATGTAAGAGCGACAAGGACGACTAGTATAGACAGTGATAACCGCTCAGATAGAAGCGAAGAACAAGACTTGAGAAGATCCCGCAAGAGGGCAGCATCTACCTCCCCCTCTCCTCTACCCCTAGACAAGAGAATCACCAGATTTGAATGCCCCAAATGCATGCAGCGGTTTGATTCCGCAAACGCTTTTGACGTCCATAGATTTACTGTTCATGCTGACGATTCAAGAACAGGCTTCGACGATCTTACTTTTGTTGACTTTTCAAGCAAAAAGTTCCCTGAAATAGCCCGAGGAGTTTGCGAGCGCAATCCCCACATATCAATCACTGAACAGCGATTCAGGTGCGATCTCTGCTCCCGAGATTTTCCCTGCGGTCAAGCTTTAGACATACACAGGAAAACATGCGCAAGCGCAACACGGATTCAAAGTCCAGAGCGAGATAGAAGGGAAGACTTCTTTGCTAAATTAGACCTCAGAAACCGTTCATTTGGAATACCTGGCACATTAACACCTCCGATGGATAGATTTACCCCAAAGTTTGATGATGGGCACCTAACAAATGGAATCAGACACATAGATGCTGCCAGAGATCTAGCTGATATACAATCGATTTTGAACGTGACATCAGCAGGAAGTCTTTTGGAGAGATTAACTGGCACGAGAGTAGGCCTTGAAAGTGCTGTGTTGACGCCACCTGATACTATAGCCAAAGAACGGGAGCAAGAAGAAACACAGGACAATTTTGCCGCAGAATTCAGACGCATGAAACTGCGTGGCGAATTTCCCTGTCGATTATGTCCCGCCAAATTTCCAAATCTTAGAGCCCTGAAAGGACATAATAGAGTTCACCTCAGTGGGACTGGGCCAGGCCCATACCAATGTAACATGTGTCCACATGCATCTTTAGACAAAGCAGCTTTAGTGCGTCATATGCGAACACATAACGGAGATCGTCCATATGAGTGTGCAGTTTGTAATTACGCATTTACAACCAAGGCTAACTGTGAAAGGCATTTACGAAATCGTCATGCTAAAGTTACTAGGGAAGATGTCAAACGCTCAATAATCTATCATCCTTCAGAAGATCCTAATAATGATGAAGTAAACTCAAAACTTGCTCGTGATGAGGTTAAAAGATCTCTCGCTTTCCACACCCCAGAAATAGAAAGGCGTAATGAAAATACAGGTCGTGATACACCCGTCACCCATTTTACACCCACCTTCATTACCGATAGACACCCTGTTTCAGCATTATTGGCTAAACCGTTGCAAGATCCCACCACAACCCCAAGGGAAAGTGAACAACCCATGCCTAGAATAAAAGTTAAAGGCATCGGCCAATTAACTCAGATTCCTGAATTCAGGCCAGCAGACCTATCTTCCTATAAAATGAATGATTCTGACACTTACGAGGAAGATGTTCCAGTTGATCTTAGCACCAATGATAGTTGCGATGTTCTTGATCTCagtaagaaaaaaagagaCGTCGATAACGATGAACCTAAGGCCCCACCGAGACCATCTTTTGAACCTGACCCAGCTACTTTTGCCGCTTCGGCGTTTGAGAAAACCCGACTATTACTTGCTCAACAAAGAATTCTTGAAAATACCTTACCTAAAATCGATCCTGCATATTATGCTACTCAACTTTCACAGTTGTATGCAGGCACAGTACCCGGACTACCCGGCCTACCTTTGCCGCCGTCATTTCCTATCAATCCTTACTTTCTTCAACCATCTTTTTTTCCAAGTCCCACTGACTCCCAAGAACTTGTGGAAATAAAACAACGTATACAGAAAGAAATAATTCGAGGTTTGAGCATGTCAGGTGGAAGACTTGTCGCCAATGAACAAGACGTTCAGCCAAAACAAGAACCTGAAGAGGAAGAGCCAAAGCCACTGCCTCTAGCTCGGTCGCCGTCTCCATCTCCACAATCTGAATCTCCGAGACCACTCAGTAACAACATTGTACCACAAACTGATTCCGTTAAGATGGTTATAAAAAACGGGGTGCTAATGCCCAAACAAAAACAGAGGAGATATCGAACTGAAAGACCATTCTCATGTTCTCAATGCTCAGCACGTTTCACTCTCCGATCAAACATGGAACGCCATGTGAAACAGCAGCATCCGCAGCATTGGAGTGTGAGAAGACCCGCTCCAAGGGCTCCTCCTCCGTATCCCAATACCGACACTTTAGCTGATCGAGTTAAATACGCTCTTTTGGCCCGCCATCTTGAACGCCCATTGCAGCAACCTGACCGGTCGCCAATACGCAGAGATTCTGATGAAGTTGCAGATAATGAAGAAGATGAAGACGATACTTTAGTTATTGACGAAGAACCTGATACAGATTCCAAGCCAGATGAGCGTTCCGCCGCACATCGGGCTGCTGCCGAAATTTTAATGGCGACCCGTCAACAAGAACTTAATAAGGACTTCGATGTTAAAATTGctggaaatttaataaacaaacctATTTCCCTAGTCACTGAAAAGTCTGATGCTGAGATTGAACCCAATCAAGTTCCGGATTCTTTGCCTGTTCCCGTTCTACCTGCTCGCAgtgatgaagaagaagatgaGGAGGGTTTGGTTGCTTCAACTAGTGAAGGCAATAACTCTGGGAGCGatgaaaataa ATCCGACGCCGACAATGGAACTCAACCACCAAAAAAGAAATCGGCATACAGCTTAGCTCCCAACCGAGTATCGTGCCCGTATTGCCACAGAAAATTCCCATGGTCCTCTTCCCTTCGACGCCACGTCCTCACCCACACTGGCCAGAAACCATTCAAATGCCCGCACTGCCCTCTGCTCTTTACCACAAAGTCAAATTGCGACCGTCATCTCTTACGAAAACATGGCGGTTCTGCAAGAGCCATATTAGCTGAGCCCATACCCGAAACAGTATCCCCGCCGCAACCAGTAAACGATACAAGAGCTGTACCAGAGCGACCATTTAAATGCGCTTCGTGTCCAACGAGCACCTTTTCCTCATTGGAAACCTTGAAGAAACACATGTCAGCTCGCCATGGGACGGGAGATTCGCAACCGGGATCGCCGAATCCCGAAGTGAATGATGAGAATGCAGATGGATTGGTCTTTAAATGCCATCTTTGTGAAGGATCTTTCGGCGATCGAAGTGGAGCATTGGGACATTTGGCATCAGCGCATGCGACTGAATATGAGCAGCTGGTCAGCAAAGGAGCACTTGATGCGGCCAGTGATCGGAGCGAAAGTGCCGATGATGACGAAAGGGGCAAATTTCCAGATCATGCCAATAGAAAG GTTGTGTGCGCATTTTGCGTCCGCCGCTTCTGGTCAGCCGAAGATCTTCGCAGACACATGCGGACTCATTCTGGTGAACGGCCGTTCGCGTGTGATCTCTGCCGGAGAAGATTTACCCTAAAACACAGCATGCTCCGGCATCGGAAGAAGCATAGAGACGACGCTACTGATGATGAGGAACCGTCGCCACCTAACACGCCTATTGAAGGAGAAAACCTTACCAACgg ATATCACTATCGCGATGACGACGGATCAGGCAACGAGATTCCGAACAACGTCAACAACAACAACTCTCCTCCAGCAGCGCCATTTGGCAAAAATCTCAAACTAGACATGACTTCACGTAAGTATTCATCGGAGGCCGAAAATGACGGCGAAAATGGAAGCGACTTGATCGGAAAACTCTTGGGTATCCCTGACAAGACCATCATCAATAAGTTGCTTTCCTCAGCGGACGAAGCGGCAAAATTCCTTGGAGTAAACAAATGA